One Anser cygnoides isolate HZ-2024a breed goose chromosome 6, Taihu_goose_T2T_genome, whole genome shotgun sequence genomic region harbors:
- the ATG9A gene encoding autophagy-related protein 9A encodes MAQLETQYQRLESSSTESPPGGGDLLVHVPEGAKSPWHHIENLDLFFSRVYNLHQKNGFTCMLIGEIFELMQFIFVVAFTTFLISCVDYDILFANKAVNHSQHPSEPIKVTLPDAFLPPNVCSARIQANSFLICILVIAGVFWIHRLVKFIYNICCYWEIHSFYINALRIPMSNLPYYTWQEVQARIVQIQKEHQICIHKKELTELDIYHRILRFKNYMVAMVNKSLLPIRFRLPLLGDTVFYTRGLKYNFELIFFWGPGSLFENEWSLKAEYKRAGNRLELAEKLSTRILWIGIANFLLCPLILIWQILYAFFSYTEILKREPGSLGARCWSLYGRCYLRHFNELDHELHSRLSKGYKPASKYMNCFISPLLTIVAKNVAFFAGSILAVLIALTIYDEDVLAVEHVLTTVTLLGVGITVCRSFIPDQHLVFCPEQLLRVILAHIHYMPDHWQGNAHRYETRDEFAQLFQYKAVFILEELLSPIITPLILIVCLRPKSLDIVDFFRNFTVEVVGVGDTCSFAQMDVRQHGHPAWMSAGKTEASIYQQAEDGKTELSLMHFAITNPKWQPPRESTAFIGFLKERVHRDSSVALAQQAVLPENALFSSIQSLQSESEPHSLIANVIAGSSALGFHMGRDGQASRHLSEVASALRSFSPLQSAQQPPSGFQTAGRDGEGTQPRGASAMTASGADARTVSSGSSAWEGQLQSMILSEYASTEMSLHALYMHELHKQHAQLEPERHTWHRRESDESGESTHEELDAQRGAPVPIPRSASYPFSSPRQPAEETSTLQTGFQRRYGGITDPGTVHRAPSHFSRLPLGGWAEDGQAARHPEPVPEESSEDELPPQIHKV; translated from the exons ATGGCCCAGCTGGAGACGCAGTACCAGCGGCTGGAGAGCTCCTCCACGGAGTCCCCGCCCGGCGGCGGAGACCTCCTGGTGCACGTCCCTGAGGGAGCCAAGT CTCCGTGGCACCACATAGAGAACCTGGACCTCTTCTTCTCTCGG GTCTATAACCTGCATCAGAAGAATGGCTTCACCTGCATGCTCATCGGGGAGATCTTTGAGCTCAT GCAGTTCATCTTCGTGGTGGCGTTCACCACCTTTCTTATCAGCTGCGTTGATTATGACATCCTCTTTGCCAACAAGGCAGTAAATCACAGCCAGCATCCAAGTGAGCCCATTAAGGTGACTCTGCCAGATGCCTTCCTGCCTCCAAATGTCTGCAGTGCAAG AATCCAGGCAAACAGCTTCCTCATCTGCATCCTGGTGATAGCTGGAGTTTTCTGGATCCACCGGCTTGTCAaatttatttacaatatttgCTGCTACTGGGAGATTCACTCTTTCTACATCAATGCCCTCAGAATCCCCATG TCCAACCTGCCCTACTACACCTGGCAGGAGGTGCAGGCCCGCATCGTGCAGATCCAGAAGGAGCACCAGATCTGCATCCACAAGAAGGAGCTGACAGAGCTGGACATCTACCACCGCATCCTCCGCTTCAAGAACTACATGGTGGCCATGGTGAACAAGTCGCTGCTGCCCATCCGCTTccgcctgcccctgctgggAGACACAGTCTTCTACACGCGGGGGCTCAAGTACAACTTCGAGCTCATCTTCTTCTGGGGGCCTGGCTCTCTCTTCGAGAACGAGTGGAGCCTGAAGGCCGAGTACAAGCGGGCTGGGAACCGCCTGGAGCTGGCCGAGAAGCTCAGCACTCGCATCCTCTGGATTGGCATCGCCAActtcctcctctgccctctCATCCTCATCTGGCAGATCCTCTACGCCTTCTTCAGCTACACGGAGATCCTGAAGCGGGAGCCGGGCAGCCTGGGTGCCCGCTGCTGGTCTCTCTACGGCCGCTGTTACCTCCGTCACTTCAACGAGCTGGACCACGAACTGCACTCGCGCCTCAGCAAAGGCTACAAGCCAGCTTCCAAGTACATGAACTGCTTCATCTCCCCGCTCCTCACCATCGTGGCCAAGAACGTGGCCTTCTTTGCTGGCTCCATCCTGGCGGTGCTCATCGCGCTCACCATCTACGACGAAGACGTGCTGGCTGTCGAGCACGTCCTGACCACGGTCACCCTGCTCGGGGTGGGCATCACGGTGTGCAG GTCCTTCATCCCCGACCAGCACCTGGTGttttgcccagagcagctgctgcgAGTCATCCTGGCGCACATCCACTACATGCCTGACCACTGGCAGGGCAATGCCCACCGCTATGAGACCAGGGACGAGTTTGCCCAGCTCTTCCAGTACAAAGCG GTCTTCATCCTGGAGGAGCTCCTGAGCCCCATCATTACCCCCCTGATCCTCATCGTCTGCCTGCGGCCCAAGTCCTTGGACATCGTCGACTTTTTCCGCAACTTCACCGTGGAGGTGGTGGGTGTGGGCGACACCTGCTCCTTCGCCCAGATGGACGTGCGCCAGCATGGCCACCCGGCG TGGATGTCAGCAGGAAAGACGGAGGCCTCCATTTACCAGCAGGCGGAGGATGGCAAGACGGAGCTGTCCCTCATGCACTTCGCCATCACCAACCCCAAGTGGCAGCCACCCCGCGAGAGCACGGCCTTCATCGGCTTCCTCAAGGAGCGGGTGCACCGCGACAGCAGCGTGGCACTGGCCCAGCAGGCCGTGCTCCCCGAAAACGCCCTCTTCAGCTCCATCCAGTCCCTGCAGTCAGAGTCGGAG CCTCACAGCCTGATTGCCAATGTGATCGCGGGCTCCTCGGCGCTGGGCTTCCACATGGGCCGTGACGGACAGGCTTCTCGCCACCTCTCCGAAGTGGCCTCGGCCCTGCGCTCCTTCTCCCCGCTCCAgtctgcccagcagccccccagtgGCTTCCAGACGGCAGGAAGGGACGGAGAGGGCACCCAGCCTCGGGGCGCCAGTGCCATGACGGCCTCTGG TGCTGATGCGAGGACCGTGAGCTCGGGGAGCAGTGCCTGGGAGGGTCAGCTGCAGAGCATGATTCTCTCAGAGTATGCCTCCACCGAGATGAGTCTCCACGCGCTCTACATGCACGAG CTCCACAAGCAGCACGCCCAGCTGGAGCCCGAGCGGCACACTTGGCACCGGCGGGAGAGTGACGAGAGCGGGGAGAGCACCCACGAGGAGCTGGATGCTCAGCGGGgtgcccccgtccccatccctcgCTCTGCCAGCTACCCCTTCTCCTCGCCGCGGCAGCCTGCCGAGGAGACGTCCACGCTGCAGACTGGCTTCCAGCGGCGCTACGGTGGCATCACAG ACCCAGGCACAGTGCACAGAGCCCCGTCACACTTCTCCCGCCTCCCGCTAGGAGGCTGGGCTGAGGACGGGCAGGCAGCGAGACACCCGGAGCCCGTGCCAGAGGAGAGCTCGGAGGATGAGCTTCCACCGCAGATCCACAAG GTATAG
- the ANKZF1 gene encoding tRNA endonuclease ANKZF1 isoform X2: protein MAAPRSRSVFLAAQDAALLHGLSLVTRFAAAGHGRAAASPDEEKGGGVPEVPEGMWCSACAQRFGSREEQIEHYRLDWHRFNLKQRLLGRRALPMEVFEEKTTAGDISSISGSDSESSDASSESELQPPASSSPGTPQLPRSHKVLLRNASGQLISAYRCVLSTGKGGSEEPEELTASLQSLSTNTCWVVLMMGGGHFAGAVFRGPQVQEHKTFHRYTVRARRGTAQSLRDAQTPGAAPRSAGASLRRYNEAALLKDIQDLLTAWAHHLKEAQRIFLRAPRHNRALLFGGRNPPLSQGDPRICHIPLSTRRATLREVLRVHTTLASLQVYGKDTPLEDIVGSPRKGWQKRQRTAEADPLQKDASAPEDEEEEEEESPAGELETVEVTLGTLDLREFEVMPKRNRKRRKKRNKKVENGPHAEETGCSDTQGGQPGPELVAELQEEAGAEPLPWAGGDPQTQLRDTLFTACKTGDVGTLQHLLGVPENRGSLEEGKDGKDAQHLDLPRSLLNQPLDEHGFTLLHVAARAGKAEAVRLLLEAGADPALRDRQERTPYCVSADKPTRNTFRKFMVDHPDKYDYSRAKVPGPLTLEMEAKKQEKKRAQKAQRKQREQAQREERQRWEQEEGEKQRFAALSDREKRALAAERRLAEQNQDGGTTISNISRCWHCGESLLGRIPFHYLDFSFCSTACLQTHRRARAGHT from the exons ATGGCGGCGCCCCGCAGCCGCTCCGTTTTCCTCGCAGCCCAGGACGCCGCGCTCCTGCACGGGCTGTCCCTCGTCACCCGCTTCGCCGCGGCAGGGCACG GgcgagctgctgccagccccgacGAGGAGAAGGGCGGCGGGGTGCCCGAGGTGCCCGAGGGGATGTGGTGCTCAGCCTGCGCCCAGCGCTTCGGCAGCCGGGAGGAGCAG ATCGAGCACTACCGCCTCGACTGGCACCGCTTCAACCTGAAGCAGCGGCTCCTGGGGCGCCGGGCGCTGCCGATGGAGGTGTTTGAGGAGAAAACCACCGCTG GTGATATTTCCAGCATCTCAGGGTCTGATTCAGAGAGCTCTGATGCAAGCAGCGAGTCAGaactgcagccccctgccagcagcagccccgggaccccccagctGCCCCGCTCCCACAAGGTGCTGCTCCGCAACGCAAGCGGACAGCTCATCTCTGCCTACCGCTGCGTGCTGAGCACTGGGAAG GGTGGCAGTGAGGAGCCAGAGGAGTTGACAGCATCACTGCAGAGCCTCAGCACAAACACGTGCTGGGTTGTGCTGATGATGGGTGGCGGGCACTTCGCAGGAGCTGTGTTCCGGGG cccccaggtgcAGGAGCACAAGACCTTCCACCGCTACACGGTGCGAGCCCGGCGGGGCACAGCCCAGAGCCTCCGGGACGCCCAGACCCCAGGGGCAGCACCCAGGTCGGCCGGAGCCTCCCTGCGGCGTTACAACGAGGCCGCGCTGCTCAAG GACATTCAGGACCTGCTGACAGCCTGGGCACATCACCTGAAGGAGGCTCAGCGCATCTTTCTCCGGGCCCCCCGTCACAACCGGGCGCTGCTCTTTGGCGGCAGGAACCCCCCGCTCAGCCAGGGCGACCCCCGCATCTGCCACATCCCCCTCAGCACCCGCAGGGCCACCCTGCGGGAGGTGCTGCGAGTTCACACCACGCTGGCCAGCCTGCAGGTGTACG GGAAGGACACGCCACTGGAGGACATCGTCGGGTCCCCCCGGAAAGGGTGGCAGAAGCGGCAGCGGACAGCCGAAGCGGATCCCCTGCAAAAGGACGCGAGTG CCCCagaggatgaggaagaagaggaggaagagagccCTGCAGGGGAACTGGAGACTGTGGAAGTGACTCTGGGGACCTTAGACCTCCGGGAGTTCGAAGTGATGCCCAAGCGAAACCGCAAacggaggaagaagaggaacaaGAAAGTGGAGAATG GGCCCCACGCCGAAGAGACGGGATGCTCTGACACCCAGGGTGGGCAGCCAGGCCcggagctggtggcagagctgcaggaagaggctggggctgagccccttCCCTGGGCTGGAG GAGACCCTCAGACCCAGCTCCGCGATACCCTGTTCACAGCCTGCAAGAcaggggatgtggggacactaCAGCACCTCCTTGGCGTGCCAGAGAACAGGGGCTCCCTGGAGGAAGGCAAGGACGGGAAGGATGCACAGCACCTGGATCTGCCTCGCTCCTTGCTCAACCAGCCCTTGGACGAGCACGGCTTCACCCTGCTTCACGTGGCCGCGCGTGCGGGGAAGGCTGAGGCTGTGCGcctgctgctggaagctggGGCCGACCCTGCGCTCAG AGACCGTCAGGAGAGGACCCCCTACTGTGTCTCTGCTGACAAACCGACCCGCAACACCTTCCGCAAATTCATGGTGGACCATCCAGACAAGTACGACTACAGCCGTGCCAAG GTGCCAGGGCCCCTGACCCTGGAGATGGAGGccaaaaagcaggagaaaaagcgGGCACAGAAAGCCCAGCggaagcagagggagcaggcGCAGCGGGAGGAGCGGCAgcgctgggagcaggaggagggggagaagcaGCGGTTTGCAGCCCTGTCCGACAGGGAGAAG AGGGCCCTGGCTGCTGAGCGGAGGCTGGCTGAACAGAATCAGGACGGTGGCACAACAATTTCCAACATCAG TCGCTGCTGGCACTGCGGGGAGTCCCTGCTGGGCCGGATTCCCTTCCACTACCTCGACTTCTCCTTCTGTTCCACGGCCTGCCTGCAAACCCACCGGCGGGCCCGGGCTGGCCACACGTAA
- the ANKZF1 gene encoding tRNA endonuclease ANKZF1 isoform X1 yields MAAPRSRSVFLAAQDAALLHGLSLVTRFAAAGHGRAAASPDEEKGGGVPEVPEGMWCSACAQRFGSREEQIEHYRLDWHRFNLKQRLLGRRALPMEVFEEKTTAGDISSISGSDSESSDASSESELQPPASSSPGTPQLPRSHKVLLRNASGQLISAYRCVLSTGKGGSEEPEELTASLQSLSTNTCWVVLMMGGGHFAGAVFRGPQVQEHKTFHRYTVRARRGTAQSLRDAQTPGAAPRSAGASLRRYNEAALLKDIQDLLTAWAHHLKEAQRIFLRAPRHNRALLFGGRNPPLSQGDPRICHIPLSTRRATLREVLRVHTTLASLQVYGKDTPLEDIVGSPRKGWQKRQRTAEADPLQKDASALVLSPPSAPEDEEEEEEESPAGELETVEVTLGTLDLREFEVMPKRNRKRRKKRNKKVENGPHAEETGCSDTQGGQPGPELVAELQEEAGAEPLPWAGGDPQTQLRDTLFTACKTGDVGTLQHLLGVPENRGSLEEGKDGKDAQHLDLPRSLLNQPLDEHGFTLLHVAARAGKAEAVRLLLEAGADPALRDRQERTPYCVSADKPTRNTFRKFMVDHPDKYDYSRAKVPGPLTLEMEAKKQEKKRAQKAQRKQREQAQREERQRWEQEEGEKQRFAALSDREKRALAAERRLAEQNQDGGTTISNISRCWHCGESLLGRIPFHYLDFSFCSTACLQTHRRARAGHT; encoded by the exons ATGGCGGCGCCCCGCAGCCGCTCCGTTTTCCTCGCAGCCCAGGACGCCGCGCTCCTGCACGGGCTGTCCCTCGTCACCCGCTTCGCCGCGGCAGGGCACG GgcgagctgctgccagccccgacGAGGAGAAGGGCGGCGGGGTGCCCGAGGTGCCCGAGGGGATGTGGTGCTCAGCCTGCGCCCAGCGCTTCGGCAGCCGGGAGGAGCAG ATCGAGCACTACCGCCTCGACTGGCACCGCTTCAACCTGAAGCAGCGGCTCCTGGGGCGCCGGGCGCTGCCGATGGAGGTGTTTGAGGAGAAAACCACCGCTG GTGATATTTCCAGCATCTCAGGGTCTGATTCAGAGAGCTCTGATGCAAGCAGCGAGTCAGaactgcagccccctgccagcagcagccccgggaccccccagctGCCCCGCTCCCACAAGGTGCTGCTCCGCAACGCAAGCGGACAGCTCATCTCTGCCTACCGCTGCGTGCTGAGCACTGGGAAG GGTGGCAGTGAGGAGCCAGAGGAGTTGACAGCATCACTGCAGAGCCTCAGCACAAACACGTGCTGGGTTGTGCTGATGATGGGTGGCGGGCACTTCGCAGGAGCTGTGTTCCGGGG cccccaggtgcAGGAGCACAAGACCTTCCACCGCTACACGGTGCGAGCCCGGCGGGGCACAGCCCAGAGCCTCCGGGACGCCCAGACCCCAGGGGCAGCACCCAGGTCGGCCGGAGCCTCCCTGCGGCGTTACAACGAGGCCGCGCTGCTCAAG GACATTCAGGACCTGCTGACAGCCTGGGCACATCACCTGAAGGAGGCTCAGCGCATCTTTCTCCGGGCCCCCCGTCACAACCGGGCGCTGCTCTTTGGCGGCAGGAACCCCCCGCTCAGCCAGGGCGACCCCCGCATCTGCCACATCCCCCTCAGCACCCGCAGGGCCACCCTGCGGGAGGTGCTGCGAGTTCACACCACGCTGGCCAGCCTGCAGGTGTACG GGAAGGACACGCCACTGGAGGACATCGTCGGGTCCCCCCGGAAAGGGTGGCAGAAGCGGCAGCGGACAGCCGAAGCGGATCCCCTGCAAAAGGACGCGAGTG CCCTTGTCCTTTCACCCCCCTCAGCCCCagaggatgaggaagaagaggaggaagagagccCTGCAGGGGAACTGGAGACTGTGGAAGTGACTCTGGGGACCTTAGACCTCCGGGAGTTCGAAGTGATGCCCAAGCGAAACCGCAAacggaggaagaagaggaacaaGAAAGTGGAGAATG GGCCCCACGCCGAAGAGACGGGATGCTCTGACACCCAGGGTGGGCAGCCAGGCCcggagctggtggcagagctgcaggaagaggctggggctgagccccttCCCTGGGCTGGAG GAGACCCTCAGACCCAGCTCCGCGATACCCTGTTCACAGCCTGCAAGAcaggggatgtggggacactaCAGCACCTCCTTGGCGTGCCAGAGAACAGGGGCTCCCTGGAGGAAGGCAAGGACGGGAAGGATGCACAGCACCTGGATCTGCCTCGCTCCTTGCTCAACCAGCCCTTGGACGAGCACGGCTTCACCCTGCTTCACGTGGCCGCGCGTGCGGGGAAGGCTGAGGCTGTGCGcctgctgctggaagctggGGCCGACCCTGCGCTCAG AGACCGTCAGGAGAGGACCCCCTACTGTGTCTCTGCTGACAAACCGACCCGCAACACCTTCCGCAAATTCATGGTGGACCATCCAGACAAGTACGACTACAGCCGTGCCAAG GTGCCAGGGCCCCTGACCCTGGAGATGGAGGccaaaaagcaggagaaaaagcgGGCACAGAAAGCCCAGCggaagcagagggagcaggcGCAGCGGGAGGAGCGGCAgcgctgggagcaggaggagggggagaagcaGCGGTTTGCAGCCCTGTCCGACAGGGAGAAG AGGGCCCTGGCTGCTGAGCGGAGGCTGGCTGAACAGAATCAGGACGGTGGCACAACAATTTCCAACATCAG TCGCTGCTGGCACTGCGGGGAGTCCCTGCTGGGCCGGATTCCCTTCCACTACCTCGACTTCTCCTTCTGTTCCACGGCCTGCCTGCAAACCCACCGGCGGGCCCGGGCTGGCCACACGTAA